The following is a genomic window from Brevibacterium limosum.
GACGAGGTCAAGCTCGCCCGCGAGAACGGCGATGTCACCGGGCCTTTCGAGACCCACGTGAACAAGCTCGTCGAATCGCTGAACAAGATCGGCGTCGAACAGTACGGAGAGGTCGGCGACGAGTTCGATCCGAACATCCACGAAGCGCTCATGCAGCAGCCTTCGGACGAGGTCGAGAATCCGACGCTCTTCCTGGTCATGCAGCCGGGCTACCGAATCGGGGAGCGCATCATCCGCGCCGCCCGCGTCGGTGTCCAGCAGCCGCAGGACTGAGACACGACCATGATCGCCGAGGCGGCCGCCCGCACCGTGCGTCAGTGAACTGACGTACGGGCCGGGGGAGCCACCTCGGCGGCGGTCCGGATCTTCGGGGCATTGCCCCGGGGTGCGGATTGTGAGAGGACAAGTGAATACCGTGATGACAGGATTGATTGGAAGGAAAGGAGGTGCCAGGTGAATACCGGACCTCAGAATGATTGGTTCGACAAGGACTTCTACAAGACCCTCGGCGTCTCCAAGGATGCTTCCGATGCCGAGATCAAGAAAGCCTATCGCAAGCTCGCGCGCAAATATCACCCGGACGCCAACCCCGGTGATGAGAAGGCCGAGGAGAAATTCAAGGAGATCGGCCAGGCCCACCAGGTGCTCTCCGACAAGGAATCTCGAGCTCAGTACGATCAGGTCCGCGCGATGGGCGGCGGCGCCAGATTCAGTGCCGGCTCCGGCGGACCCGGCGGTGCTGCCGGCGGCGGATTCGAGGACGTGTTCTCCGACCTCTTCGGAGGCGGCGGACGGATGCGGACCCGCACGACCTACGGCGGCGGGGGAGACGTCCCCCCGGACCTGGCAGATCTGCTCGGCGGATTCGGCGGAGGCTTCGGTGGCGGCGGATACGGCGGCTACCAGCCTCCGGTCAAGGGCGGCGACATCAAGTCGAGCACGACGCTGTCGTTCACCGAGGCCATCGACGGCGCCTCGGTGAAGCTGAACATGCCCGGCGGAAAGCCGCTGACCGTGCGCACCCCGATGGGGGTCAAGGACGGACAGAAGATCCGCCTTGCGGGCAAGGGCAAGTCCAGTCCCAACGGCGGTGAGGCCGGAGACGTGATCCTCACCGTGCATGTGAGCCCACACCCTGTGTTCACCCGTGACGGTGAGAACCTGCGGATGGATCTGCCGATCAGCTTCGACGAGGCGGCCCTCGGCGCCGAGGTCAAGGTGCCGACCCTGGGCGGAATGGCAGTCAAGGTCAAGGTCGCACCGGGCACGCCTTCGGGGCGGACCCTGCGCGTGCGAGGCAAGGGTGTGAAATCGAAGAAAGGCACCGGCGATCTGCTGGCGACGGTCGAGATCGTGGCGCCGAAGAATCTGTCCAAGGAAGCCAAGCAGGCGGTCGAGTCGTTCAAGGCCGCCACCGAAGGTGAGGATCCACGCGCCGGCTTGCTGGACAAAGCCAAGGCCAGTTGAGGTGGTGAATCACAATGCACATTTCATCGAGTGCGGCGGTGTATGTCATCTCGGTGGCTGCGGATCTGGCGGGCATGCACCCGCAGACGCTGCGGCAGTATGACCGCCTGGGCCTCGTCATTCCGGAACGCACTGCGGGTCGGGGGCGGCGCTACTCCGGCAAGGACATCGCCAAGCTGCGCCTGATCCAGCAGCTGTCGCAGGACGAGGGAGTCAACCTCGTCGGGATCAAGAAGATCATCGACCTGCAGAATCAGGTCGATGCGCTCAGGTCGCGCAATGAGGAGCTCGAGGACGAGGTTCGGGCACGCAGGTCGGCGCAGGAACGCGATGCGCGTGTCTTTGCAGCCGGCACCATGGGCGGCGACGTCGTCTCGATCTCCAGGGGGCGTCGTCCGCAGGGCCGTCCCGAACCCGGGGCACTCGTGCTGTACAACCGGTACCGACGCGGCTGAGCCGGCCGCAGCCGGACAGAGACACCGCGAGACTGAGAACTGCGCCGAGGCGGGGCGCGAACCTTTGATCGGGTTCGCGCCCCGCCTCGGCGCAGATGCTCGGAGCTTCCGTCGCATGGCGGCGTGGATCAGTGCAGGCGCTGTGCGACACTGATCTCTGTGAACGAGAAAGAGAAGGTTCGACAGGTCGCCGACAGCGCTGATACGGCGGCTCAAGAAGTCGCGGACAGCCGCTGGTTCGAGCGGGTGGCCCGTGCCGGCTTCATTGCCAACGGATTGGTACACGCCATCCTCGGTGCGACCGCTGTGACGATCGGGCTCGGTCAGGGCGGGGGAGAAGCCGATCAGGTCGGTGCCGTCGGACAGATCGCTTCGCAGCCCTTCGGCATGGTGCTGATCATCATCTGCTTCCTCGGCTGTGCACTGATGGCGTTGTGGTGTCTGGTCAACGCGTTCTTCGGCTCGGCATCGCTGCGTGGTGCGGGGACCCGGGATCCGCAGGAGAAACAGGGGCGGAGGCAGTGGATCGATTTCTTCACAATGGTCGGTTCTGCCGTCGCCTATGTGGTGGTTGCTGCGACCTTCTCCCAGTTCGTCTTCGGAGGGGGAGCGGACTCGGGCAAGACGAGCTCACAGGCCTCGACGACCGTGGCGAAATCACCGGGTGGACTGTATGTCCTCATGGCCGTCGGCGCAGTGATTGCGATCATCGGCATCGCCTTCTGCATCAACGGTCTGCGACGGAAGTGGAAAGAGGAGCTGCGTCGGCCACACAGCGCGATCACTCGTTTCCTCGTCGGATTCACCGGTGTCGTCGGGTATCTGGGCAAAGGTGCGACCCTGCTGTCGGTAGGCATCCTCATTGTGATGTCGGCGGCGACCGGAGACCCGGAGGAGTTCACCGGGATCGACGGTGCGCTCAAGGGAATGCGCGATCAGCCCTTCGGGCCGTACCTGCTGCTGGCCGTGGGTCTCGGTCTGCTCCTCTACGGAGTCTTCCTCGCTCTGCGAGCGAGGTACGACCGCATGAAGTGAGCGGTCTGCTGCCTTCCCTCGTGGCGAATAGAAGAAGAGCGCGAACCCGATCGGGTTCGCGCTCTTCTGTGCCTCACGCCCCACTCGGGCGATCGCGCTCAGTTAGTCGCTATCAGATGTCAGCGGGATCCTGGGCGGCCTTCTTGCGGCGCCTGGTCAGTGCGACAGCGAC
Proteins encoded in this region:
- a CDS encoding DnaJ C-terminal domain-containing protein; amino-acid sequence: MNTGPQNDWFDKDFYKTLGVSKDASDAEIKKAYRKLARKYHPDANPGDEKAEEKFKEIGQAHQVLSDKESRAQYDQVRAMGGGARFSAGSGGPGGAAGGGFEDVFSDLFGGGGRMRTRTTYGGGGDVPPDLADLLGGFGGGFGGGGYGGYQPPVKGGDIKSSTTLSFTEAIDGASVKLNMPGGKPLTVRTPMGVKDGQKIRLAGKGKSSPNGGEAGDVILTVHVSPHPVFTRDGENLRMDLPISFDEAALGAEVKVPTLGGMAVKVKVAPGTPSGRTLRVRGKGVKSKKGTGDLLATVEIVAPKNLSKEAKQAVESFKAATEGEDPRAGLLDKAKAS
- a CDS encoding heat shock protein transcriptional repressor HspR, with the translated sequence MHISSSAAVYVISVAADLAGMHPQTLRQYDRLGLVIPERTAGRGRRYSGKDIAKLRLIQQLSQDEGVNLVGIKKIIDLQNQVDALRSRNEELEDEVRARRSAQERDARVFAAGTMGGDVVSISRGRRPQGRPEPGALVLYNRYRRG
- a CDS encoding DUF1206 domain-containing protein; translation: MNEKEKVRQVADSADTAAQEVADSRWFERVARAGFIANGLVHAILGATAVTIGLGQGGGEADQVGAVGQIASQPFGMVLIIICFLGCALMALWCLVNAFFGSASLRGAGTRDPQEKQGRRQWIDFFTMVGSAVAYVVVAATFSQFVFGGGADSGKTSSQASTTVAKSPGGLYVLMAVGAVIAIIGIAFCINGLRRKWKEELRRPHSAITRFLVGFTGVVGYLGKGATLLSVGILIVMSAATGDPEEFTGIDGALKGMRDQPFGPYLLLAVGLGLLLYGVFLALRARYDRMK